From a single Fulvivirga ulvae genomic region:
- a CDS encoding pyridoxal phosphate-dependent aminotransferase: MSHGDDLYNFDFDFRANFSSNVWHDGTHQALVAALQNVLGNLQSYPAPDAQSLTSQIALHHHIESENVVVTNGAVEAFYLIAHAFRNSSATIYFPTFSEYEAACESHAIKINHMPRHKLSTSGITSTLAFICNPNNPDGLVTTRAELDRLVSCHPDTVFVIDEAYGDFVMGDSPSCVDMIGVHDNVIIVKSLTKLFAIPGLRLGYMLCSPAMQQKILACKMPWNVNQMAIEAGKFIFDSYTDIKPDLSAIMELSHKLQKELGQIEELEVLPSSTHYFLIKLKKPLASDLKQYLAHEHRLLVRDASNFHGLDQHYIRISPQTEEKNLLLVNALKTWSKSI; the protein is encoded by the coding sequence ATGAGCCACGGAGACGATCTATACAATTTTGATTTTGACTTTAGGGCTAACTTCAGTTCTAATGTTTGGCATGACGGCACACATCAGGCTTTAGTCGCCGCTTTGCAAAATGTACTCGGCAATTTACAGAGTTACCCTGCTCCGGATGCCCAGAGCCTTACTTCTCAAATAGCACTACATCATCATATTGAAAGTGAAAATGTGGTGGTAACAAACGGCGCTGTAGAGGCCTTTTATTTAATTGCACATGCTTTTCGCAATAGCTCAGCAACCATTTACTTCCCTACTTTCTCAGAATATGAAGCCGCTTGCGAAAGCCATGCGATAAAGATAAATCACATGCCCCGACATAAGTTATCCACATCGGGCATAACCTCAACACTGGCTTTCATCTGTAATCCTAATAATCCTGACGGGCTAGTTACAACCAGAGCAGAACTTGACCGGTTGGTAAGCTGCCACCCGGATACCGTATTTGTTATTGATGAAGCCTATGGGGATTTTGTGATGGGCGATTCACCTTCTTGTGTGGATATGATCGGCGTACACGATAATGTTATTATTGTTAAATCACTGACCAAGCTCTTCGCCATACCCGGCTTGCGATTGGGGTACATGCTGTGTAGCCCGGCCATGCAGCAAAAAATACTAGCCTGTAAAATGCCCTGGAACGTAAACCAGATGGCGATAGAGGCCGGTAAGTTCATTTTTGATAGCTACACGGACATTAAGCCTGACCTTTCAGCTATCATGGAGCTTTCTCACAAACTTCAGAAAGAACTGGGCCAGATTGAAGAACTGGAGGTGTTACCCTCATCAACACATTACTTCCTCATCAAACTGAAGAAACCCCTGGCTTCAGACTTAAAGCAATATCTGGCCCATGAGCACCGGCTTCTGGTTCGGGACGCCTCTAACTTTCATGGTCTGGATCAACACTATATCAGAATATCGCCACAAACGGAAGAGAAAAACCTGTTGTTAGTTAATGCCCTCAAAACATGGAGCAAAAGTATTTAG
- a CDS encoding cobyric acid synthase has protein sequence MTDNLRPLMFVGTGSDVGKSILCAGICRILKQDGYQPAPFKGQNMSNNSYATPDGKEIGRAQAVQADAAGLPPHTDMNPILLKPNSDQTSQLVINGKPAGNQSALSYFRQTDRDKLFDIVMEAFNRLNQRYAPVVIEGAGSISELNLKARDITNMRVALKANAATYLIADIDRGGVFGSIYGTLELLTAEERKLIKGIIINKFRGDIRLFEDGKRILEEITGVPVVGVVPYFKDIHIEEEDAVTIVNKNFSSKAMVINVAVVLLSRMSNFTDFNALERDPRIHLYYTDKPEELKEADIIIIPGTKSTLGDLQEIRKKGLVKEILSAYTKGKKVVGVCGGYQMLGQEIHDPDGVEGVTSAIPGIGLLPVSTTMLGNKTTEQVSFNFLSSTKDCSGYEIHMGETAVLEGSSQPVNQIRNGKTDGFYLNDKCWGTYIHGIFDNPVVVDHLLSGLDVTEVKLQSHQEYKEEQFDKLASLLRECMDIDYIKSTVTSPVLHEHQEERDR, from the coding sequence GTGACAGATAATTTACGCCCCTTAATGTTTGTAGGTACAGGCTCTGACGTCGGTAAAAGTATCCTATGCGCAGGCATTTGCAGGATATTGAAACAGGACGGCTACCAGCCGGCACCCTTCAAGGGCCAAAACATGTCTAACAACAGCTATGCTACTCCGGATGGCAAAGAAATAGGAAGAGCACAGGCTGTGCAGGCCGATGCTGCCGGCCTTCCACCTCATACGGACATGAACCCCATTTTGTTAAAGCCCAACAGTGACCAAACATCGCAATTGGTCATCAATGGCAAGCCCGCAGGAAACCAATCTGCACTTTCTTATTTCAGGCAAACTGACCGCGATAAGCTTTTTGACATTGTAATGGAAGCTTTTAACCGCCTCAACCAACGGTATGCACCTGTAGTAATAGAAGGGGCGGGAAGTATCTCAGAGCTGAACCTGAAAGCAAGGGACATCACCAACATGCGAGTAGCCCTGAAAGCAAACGCTGCTACTTATTTGATTGCGGATATTGATCGGGGTGGTGTTTTTGGCAGCATATACGGTACACTGGAGTTGCTCACGGCAGAAGAGCGCAAATTGATCAAAGGCATTATTATTAATAAATTCAGAGGTGACATCAGGCTGTTTGAAGATGGCAAACGGATACTGGAGGAGATCACGGGAGTACCCGTAGTCGGCGTGGTACCTTATTTTAAAGATATTCACATTGAAGAAGAAGACGCGGTAACTATCGTAAACAAGAATTTCTCCAGTAAAGCAATGGTCATCAATGTTGCCGTGGTACTGCTTTCAAGAATGTCAAACTTCACGGATTTTAATGCCCTGGAAAGAGACCCACGGATACACTTATACTATACTGACAAACCTGAGGAACTAAAAGAGGCTGATATCATCATCATTCCAGGCACTAAAAGCACCCTTGGTGATCTACAGGAAATACGTAAAAAAGGACTGGTTAAGGAAATACTTTCTGCTTATACCAAAGGGAAAAAGGTTGTAGGTGTTTGCGGGGGTTATCAAATGCTTGGGCAGGAGATTCACGACCCAGATGGCGTAGAAGGAGTAACCAGTGCTATCCCGGGTATCGGGCTCCTGCCTGTATCAACTACCATGCTGGGTAATAAAACAACCGAACAGGTCAGTTTCAATTTCCTGTCCTCCACTAAAGATTGTTCAGGATATGAGATCCATATGGGAGAAACAGCGGTATTGGAAGGCAGCTCTCAACCCGTAAATCAAATCCGTAACGGAAAGACTGACGGCTTCTACCTCAACGACAAATGCTGGGGCACCTACATACATGGTATTTTTGATAACCCTGTAGTTGTTGATCACTTACTTTCCGGGTTAGATGTTACCGAAGTAAAACTACAGTCACATCAGGAATACAAAGAAGAGCAGTTCGATAAGCTGGCTAGTTTGCTGCGCGAATGCATGGACATAGACTATATCAAGTCCACCGTAACGTCTCCCGTACTACATGAACACCAGGAGGAACGTGATAGATGA
- the cbiB gene encoding adenosylcobinamide-phosphate synthase CbiB, translating into MEQKYLVVLPLLAAYVLDLILGDPRWLPHPIRWFGHSINFGEKHLNNGRHKLIKGAVLTILLTGGVFTTCYFLIHFIRPFTYIYYPIATILLFFSLANKSLIEEGKAVFAALAQGLEAGRKRLSWIVGRETDQLDENKIRLAVFETLSENLSDGVIAPLFYYAILGVPGALAYKMINTLDSMIGYKNERFLLFGRFAAKLDDITNFMPARVTALLMVGLTLSRRGMKYIIKYGNKHSSPNAGYPESALAGILNCQFGGPNYYHGKLVEKPFIGGNSRAIAPNEINKVAMINHAVTLIFVIIIIGIQWII; encoded by the coding sequence ATGGAGCAAAAGTATTTAGTTGTTCTTCCATTATTAGCCGCCTACGTGCTAGATCTCATTTTGGGAGATCCCAGATGGCTTCCGCATCCCATCAGGTGGTTTGGTCATAGCATCAACTTTGGTGAAAAACATTTGAACAACGGCAGGCACAAGTTGATAAAAGGTGCGGTTTTAACTATTCTTTTAACAGGTGGGGTATTTACTACATGCTACTTTTTAATACACTTCATCAGGCCTTTCACTTACATCTATTACCCTATTGCCACCATTCTACTTTTCTTTTCCCTTGCCAACAAAAGCCTGATTGAAGAAGGAAAAGCTGTATTTGCTGCTTTAGCTCAGGGTCTTGAGGCTGGCAGGAAAAGGCTCTCCTGGATCGTAGGGAGAGAAACGGATCAGTTAGACGAAAATAAAATCCGACTGGCTGTATTTGAAACACTATCGGAAAATCTGAGTGACGGGGTGATAGCACCTTTATTTTACTATGCCATTTTAGGTGTTCCCGGTGCTTTGGCCTACAAAATGATCAATACGCTTGACTCTATGATAGGCTACAAAAATGAGCGTTTTCTTCTGTTTGGCAGGTTTGCAGCAAAGCTTGATGATATCACTAACTTTATGCCCGCCAGAGTCACTGCCCTCTTAATGGTCGGGCTGACCCTAAGCAGAAGAGGCATGAAGTATATAATCAAATACGGAAACAAACACAGTAGCCCGAACGCCGGCTACCCGGAATCTGCCCTTGCCGGTATTTTAAATTGCCAGTTTGGCGGCCCCAATTATTATCATGGGAAATTAGTTGAAAAGCCATTCATAGGAGGCAATAGCAGAGCCATTGCACCTAACGAGATAAACAAAGTGGCCATGATCAACCATGCCGTCACGCTCATTTTTGTCATCATAATTATCGGCATTCAATGGATAATCTGA
- a CDS encoding DUF5916 domain-containing protein, with amino-acid sequence MKFLLLFFINISIVFGGYAQDPAVKSYTTQRITGEPPKIDGKADDNAWDLVPWGGGDFTQRTPDDGAAPSVQTQFKILYDAKNLYVLFKNLDPEPAKIVSRMSRRDGFEGDFVEVNIDSYYDKRTAFSFTASVSGVKGDEYVSNNGNNWDSNWDPIWYLKTSINDEGWIAEMRIPLSQLRFADKPEHVWGLQVTRRFFRNNERSNWQYIPQDAAGWVHLFGELRGLTGIRPQKQLEIQPYVLAKTERFKKEEGNPYATGSSSDIDFGLDAKIGITSDITLDLTVNPDFGQVEADPSQVNLSAFRLFFPEQRPFFIEGSNILTFPVSNSGNNNLFYSRRIGRNPQQSIDTDDDDLDGDGEADDDDVDEFVKSSTNSRILGAAKITGKNKNGFSWGILESVTAVETAEIDSLGYTREETIEPLTNYFVARAQQDINKGNTLVGGMITVTNRKIEEPKLNWLHKSAYTAGLDFTQYWLQRTYFITSKMIVSKVEGSAEAVTSTQKSPERFFQRSDNHHTKLDTTRNELTGTGGTLVFGKRSGKVIYDVGFNWLSPELELNDIGFLGQTDMMTQWLWVQYRKLKPFGAFRSLRVNLNQSSSWDFGGVNTEKDMDMETNFEFKNFWYGGAGFYVRSYSISNADLRGGPALTYPGRFEYWAWLGSDTRKKFSVEVNPWWGFGFDDNQKNRGLWVNFIYRPSNAWNISLNPSVSNNVDKMQYVTTVDNRGGDEYIIAQIDQTTYNMSFRMTYMITPNMSIQYWGQPFAASGSYSEFKKVTEPDAEKYSNRFVIVGSTYDSENDEYLIDENLDGETDYTIENPDFNFAQFRSNMVLRWEYIPGSTLFLVWTQNRSESPDNHSHTFAHLYGGLFDKKPHNIFLLKYTYRFIL; translated from the coding sequence ATGAAGTTTCTGCTTCTTTTTTTTATTAATATTTCAATCGTTTTCGGCGGCTATGCACAAGATCCTGCTGTTAAATCTTATACTACGCAGCGCATAACGGGAGAACCACCTAAAATAGATGGCAAAGCGGATGATAATGCCTGGGACCTGGTTCCCTGGGGAGGTGGTGATTTCACGCAGCGTACGCCAGATGATGGTGCTGCCCCTTCCGTTCAGACACAGTTCAAAATTCTCTACGATGCTAAAAACCTCTATGTGCTCTTTAAGAACCTTGACCCGGAACCCGCCAAAATAGTTAGTCGTATGTCGAGGAGGGATGGTTTCGAAGGCGATTTTGTAGAGGTGAATATTGATAGTTACTATGATAAAAGAACAGCATTTTCATTTACAGCATCAGTTTCCGGTGTAAAGGGAGATGAGTACGTATCTAACAACGGGAATAACTGGGATAGCAACTGGGACCCTATCTGGTACCTTAAAACGAGCATTAATGATGAAGGTTGGATTGCTGAGATGAGGATTCCTCTTAGCCAGCTTCGTTTTGCCGATAAGCCGGAGCACGTCTGGGGTCTGCAGGTCACACGGCGTTTCTTCAGGAACAACGAGCGCTCCAACTGGCAGTATATACCTCAGGATGCAGCAGGCTGGGTGCATTTGTTTGGAGAGCTGCGGGGATTAACCGGTATAAGGCCCCAAAAGCAATTGGAAATACAACCTTACGTACTCGCGAAAACAGAGCGGTTTAAAAAAGAAGAGGGTAATCCTTATGCTACGGGCTCATCCTCAGACATTGACTTTGGTCTTGATGCAAAAATTGGTATTACCAGCGATATCACTCTGGATCTCACAGTAAATCCGGATTTTGGACAGGTTGAAGCCGATCCCTCGCAGGTGAATTTATCCGCATTCAGGCTTTTCTTTCCAGAACAGCGGCCCTTTTTTATTGAAGGTAGTAATATCCTCACCTTTCCAGTTTCCAATTCGGGAAACAACAACCTGTTTTATTCCAGGCGAATAGGCCGGAACCCTCAGCAGTCTATTGATACTGACGATGATGATCTGGATGGCGACGGAGAAGCGGACGATGACGATGTGGATGAATTTGTTAAATCATCTACCAACTCGCGAATATTGGGAGCGGCTAAAATAACAGGTAAAAATAAGAATGGTTTTTCATGGGGAATCCTGGAGTCCGTAACGGCCGTGGAGACTGCTGAAATAGATAGCCTGGGCTATACCCGGGAAGAAACTATTGAACCTCTGACCAACTATTTCGTCGCCCGGGCACAGCAGGATATTAATAAAGGAAACACTCTTGTAGGAGGAATGATAACAGTAACAAACCGAAAGATAGAGGAACCGAAACTGAACTGGCTTCATAAGTCTGCCTATACGGCTGGTCTCGATTTTACGCAATACTGGCTCCAGCGCACTTATTTCATCACTTCTAAAATGATAGTAAGCAAGGTAGAAGGAAGCGCGGAGGCAGTGACTTCGACACAGAAGTCACCCGAGAGGTTCTTTCAGCGCTCAGATAATCACCACACCAAGCTTGATACTACCAGAAATGAACTGACGGGTACAGGAGGCACCCTTGTTTTTGGTAAAAGAAGTGGAAAAGTTATTTATGATGTAGGCTTTAACTGGTTGTCGCCCGAACTGGAGTTAAACGATATTGGGTTTCTCGGTCAAACCGATATGATGACCCAATGGCTATGGGTCCAGTATAGAAAGCTCAAGCCATTTGGTGCATTCAGGTCATTACGTGTTAATCTCAATCAGTCCTCATCATGGGATTTTGGAGGTGTAAATACGGAGAAAGATATGGATATGGAAACCAACTTTGAGTTTAAGAATTTCTGGTATGGAGGAGCTGGTTTTTATGTGCGCAGTTATTCTATTTCCAATGCCGATTTACGGGGAGGCCCCGCCCTGACTTATCCCGGCCGTTTTGAATACTGGGCCTGGTTAGGCTCGGATACAAGGAAAAAATTTAGCGTAGAAGTAAATCCCTGGTGGGGTTTCGGCTTTGACGACAACCAAAAGAACAGGGGTTTATGGGTCAATTTCATATATCGCCCAAGCAATGCCTGGAATATCTCCCTCAATCCAAGCGTAAGCAATAATGTGGATAAAATGCAATATGTAACTACTGTGGATAACCGGGGTGGGGATGAGTACATCATTGCTCAAATTGATCAGACCACTTACAATATGTCCTTTAGGATGACTTATATGATCACCCCCAATATGTCGATCCAATATTGGGGACAGCCCTTTGCGGCTTCTGGCAGCTACTCCGAGTTTAAGAAGGTGACAGAACCGGATGCAGAAAAATATTCCAATCGGTTTGTTATAGTCGGGAGTACTTATGATTCCGAAAATGATGAGTACCTGATCGACGAAAACCTGGATGGTGAAACAGACTATACCATAGAGAATCCTGATTTTAATTTTGCCCAGTTCCGCTCCAACATGGTGCTCAGGTGGGAATACATTCCGGGGTCAACATTATTTCTGGTCTGGACACAAAACCGCTCTGAATCCCCAGACAACCATAGCCATACTTTTGCGCATCTCTATGGAGGCTTATTTGATAAAAAACCGCATAACATTTTCCTTTTAAAGTATACTTACAGGTTTATCTTGTGA
- a CDS encoding Crp/Fnr family transcriptional regulator — protein MKVNIDINQIVETISDSYSPLTAACKADLAKGLKVLDFDRSAILVREGQYADKSYFIVKGCARAYYLKDGKDITDWFAFENDFITAINSFFLNVPSPHFIEILEPGILLELSKDKVEQLSDKYHDFERLAKVVVTKTLLQLQQRVVSIQFETALQKYENLLKIRPDITQRIPLTHIASYLGITLETLSRIRNPKNGI, from the coding sequence ATGAAAGTAAATATTGATATCAATCAGATCGTTGAAACGATTAGTGACAGCTACTCTCCGTTAACAGCCGCCTGCAAAGCGGACCTTGCTAAAGGGCTTAAAGTGCTTGACTTCGACAGGTCTGCCATTCTTGTCAGGGAGGGGCAGTATGCAGATAAAAGCTATTTTATTGTAAAAGGATGTGCCAGGGCGTATTATTTAAAAGATGGCAAAGATATTACTGACTGGTTTGCTTTCGAAAATGACTTTATAACTGCTATCAACAGCTTCTTTCTGAATGTTCCCAGCCCACATTTTATTGAAATATTAGAACCGGGTATTTTACTGGAGCTTTCAAAGGATAAGGTAGAGCAACTTTCTGATAAATACCATGATTTTGAGCGGCTTGCAAAAGTTGTGGTTACCAAAACGCTCCTTCAACTACAACAGCGCGTGGTATCCATTCAGTTTGAAACTGCGCTACAGAAATATGAAAACCTGTTGAAGATTCGGCCCGATATTACTCAAAGGATTCCCCTGACCCATATAGCATCATACCTGGGTATTACCCTGGAGACTTTAAGCAGGATCCGCAACCCAAAAAATGGAATTTGA
- a CDS encoding alpha/beta fold hydrolase, producing the protein MKKLILAAAACLSIAGGAYAQTPNPMKKEQVSINDKVKINYLQSGSGDTTLLFLHGWCINSGYWKDQITHFSNDYNVYAMDLPGFGKSTAEGRTEWTIKEYADDVVGFIKEEKLKNVVVIGHSMSGDIMLHVAMDLPSEVIGLVGVDNFKFVGVEFSPEDMKYLENYFKALESDFAKNAPAYSEKTLFQPSTPAEVKKAVMNDIANTDPTIGYRSLKDLMQGFGSTAELLQKLPLKLYLINSTAEPTYAEGLEANCKNGFQIESVGATGHYPMVESPEVFNSALDNILQSIHQTH; encoded by the coding sequence ATGAAAAAACTAATACTAGCTGCGGCTGCCTGCCTGTCGATAGCAGGTGGAGCCTACGCTCAAACCCCGAACCCAATGAAGAAAGAACAAGTCAGCATTAACGACAAAGTAAAGATCAATTACCTGCAAAGTGGTAGCGGAGACACAACGTTACTTTTTTTACATGGCTGGTGCATTAACAGCGGCTATTGGAAGGATCAGATTACCCATTTCAGCAATGACTATAATGTATATGCCATGGACTTGCCGGGTTTTGGCAAATCTACTGCAGAAGGCAGAACGGAGTGGACAATTAAGGAATATGCAGATGATGTAGTTGGGTTTATTAAAGAAGAAAAACTTAAAAATGTAGTAGTTATAGGCCACTCGATGTCAGGTGATATCATGTTACACGTGGCCATGGATCTGCCGTCAGAAGTCATCGGGCTGGTGGGTGTTGATAACTTCAAATTTGTAGGTGTAGAGTTCTCTCCAGAGGATATGAAGTATCTGGAAAATTATTTCAAGGCACTTGAAAGTGATTTCGCCAAAAATGCACCTGCATACTCTGAGAAAACGCTGTTTCAGCCGTCTACTCCGGCAGAAGTAAAAAAAGCTGTTATGAATGATATAGCCAACACCGACCCTACTATCGGCTATAGGTCATTAAAAGACCTCATGCAGGGCTTTGGAAGCACGGCTGAGCTGCTTCAAAAATTACCCTTGAAGCTCTACCTCATCAATAGCACGGCTGAGCCTACTTATGCGGAGGGGCTGGAAGCAAATTGTAAGAATGGATTCCAGATTGAGTCGGTCGGTGCAACAGGCCATTACCCTATGGTTGAAAGTCCTGAGGTTTTTAACAGTGCATTAGATAATATTTTGCAATCAATACACCAGACACATTAG
- a CDS encoding cupin domain-containing protein yields the protein MKPKVNLKEKFSRFSAYWTPKIVGELNGQYVKLAKLKGEMVWHSHANEDEMFLIVKGSMTLHFRDGKVDLNEGEMFVVPKGVEHLPVAEEECHVMLFEPISTAHTGEVESELTVKELEWI from the coding sequence ATGAAGCCCAAGGTAAACCTCAAAGAAAAGTTCTCCCGTTTTTCCGCATACTGGACACCAAAGATTGTGGGGGAGCTGAACGGCCAGTATGTAAAGCTCGCCAAGCTAAAGGGAGAGATGGTTTGGCATAGTCACGCCAACGAAGACGAAATGTTTTTAATTGTAAAGGGCAGCATGACGCTGCACTTCAGAGATGGAAAAGTCGATTTGAATGAAGGAGAAATGTTCGTAGTGCCAAAAGGGGTGGAGCACCTGCCTGTAGCTGAGGAAGAGTGCCATGTTATGCTATTTGAACCCATATCAACGGCGCATACAGGCGAGGTTGAGTCCGAGTTGACGGTGAAGGAGTTGGAATGGATATAA
- a CDS encoding DUF3592 domain-containing protein has product MEVAEVQKQYIRGLLIKGRKIEAIKYLRTNFDLTLRDAKRLAELIDEDIADDEYIRRPGPFSGGGVAILTIVFGLVGVIMLGVAIHLYTSNRSFVREAEQTVAIVVSNPSQPVFEYEINGQIYTYYSNVESDPPSYSMGEEVPIYVNPSNPNDVLINTFMDRWFLISLLGGMGVIFLGVSMLVFFAARAR; this is encoded by the coding sequence ATGGAAGTTGCAGAAGTTCAAAAGCAATATATTCGGGGACTCCTGATCAAGGGTCGTAAAATAGAAGCTATTAAATACCTCCGAACCAATTTTGACTTAACCTTAAGAGATGCCAAACGGCTTGCCGAGTTAATTGATGAAGATATCGCTGATGATGAGTATATCAGAAGGCCAGGACCATTTAGTGGTGGTGGAGTTGCCATCCTGACTATTGTCTTTGGATTAGTTGGTGTTATCATGCTTGGGGTGGCGATCCATTTGTACACTTCCAATCGCAGTTTTGTCAGGGAAGCTGAGCAGACAGTTGCTATTGTGGTAAGCAACCCTTCCCAGCCGGTATTTGAATATGAAATTAACGGCCAGATATACACTTATTATTCCAACGTAGAATCCGATCCCCCCAGTTACTCTATGGGTGAAGAGGTACCGATTTATGTTAATCCCAGTAACCCGAACGATGTGCTTATCAATACCTTCATGGATCGCTGGTTTCTCATTTCGCTGCTCGGAGGCATGGGGGTAATCTTTCTCGGCGTTAGTATGCTGGTGTTTTTTGCAGCACGAGCCCGTTAA
- a CDS encoding ABC transporter substrate-binding protein, which yields MTLPDIRIVQNLLIILCFGTLLKCTPAQTEAPVQKQALDLSHASRFGADYLKSGATEVKINAPWSNSDSTVVKTFNIDSGFTARAIVCLSITHINMLSELGLQDRIVGIPSYEDVFDDSLRNYFINKGVNEVGKGGDLNYELLINLQPDLIIESAVGNSMDVNQKLEALGLRVILFSAHTENHPLGRLEWIKYLSLFTKTENVAFTLFNQQADNYEKIKSQFNKRDSAPKFFVGYMWKDNWYVAGGNSYMAQFIKDAGGQYILKEDTNPGNIKLSHETVIELLQQCDIWLHPGSQMNTISQLAELNLPPEYLGGRLRIYNNNRRLSQYGKNDFWQSGFVHPEKVLEDLRHIVMKNDSLNYYVQIK from the coding sequence ATGACATTGCCTGATATCCGTATCGTCCAAAACCTGTTGATCATATTATGTTTTGGTACCCTTTTGAAATGTACTCCGGCACAAACCGAAGCACCTGTACAAAAACAAGCCCTGGACCTGTCGCATGCATCAAGGTTTGGCGCTGACTATCTTAAATCCGGGGCCACGGAGGTTAAGATAAATGCCCCGTGGTCAAACAGTGACAGTACCGTAGTGAAAACATTTAATATAGACTCCGGCTTTACCGCGCGTGCTATTGTTTGCCTTTCCATTACACACATAAATATGCTCAGTGAGTTGGGTTTGCAAGATAGAATTGTAGGCATTCCCTCGTATGAGGACGTTTTTGATGACAGTTTGAGAAATTATTTTATCAATAAGGGTGTGAATGAAGTAGGCAAAGGTGGTGACTTGAACTATGAGCTTTTAATTAACCTCCAGCCCGACCTGATCATAGAGTCTGCCGTTGGCAACTCGATGGATGTAAACCAAAAGCTGGAAGCACTTGGCCTCCGGGTTATTCTCTTCTCCGCCCACACGGAAAACCACCCTTTAGGGAGACTGGAGTGGATAAAATACCTCTCTCTATTTACAAAAACAGAAAATGTAGCCTTTACCCTGTTTAACCAACAAGCTGATAACTATGAGAAGATAAAATCTCAGTTTAACAAAAGAGATAGTGCTCCTAAATTCTTTGTAGGCTATATGTGGAAGGACAATTGGTATGTAGCCGGGGGCAATAGTTATATGGCGCAGTTCATCAAAGATGCTGGTGGCCAGTACATACTTAAGGAAGATACCAACCCCGGCAATATTAAATTATCTCATGAAACAGTAATTGAGTTACTTCAGCAATGTGATATCTGGCTACATCCGGGCAGCCAAATGAATACCATAAGTCAGCTTGCCGAGCTCAATCTGCCTCCGGAATATCTGGGCGGGCGGCTCCGAATTTACAATAACAACCGCCGGTTGAGCCAATATGGCAAAAATGACTTTTGGCAGTCAGGATTTGTACATCCTGAAAAGGTGCTGGAAGACCTAAGACACATTGTGATGAAAAATGATAGTCTTAACTATTATGTCCAAATAAAGTAA
- a CDS encoding AAA family ATPase, whose protein sequence is MDNLSNKFIITGAASAGKTTLLHELGRRGFNCYEEVSRRIIRQQLSISSNALPWGDMQNFCTLTFDTMVKEHMVQTDSALCFFDRALPDIIANLDSCNLPIPPPYTQAVANAGYNKNAFILPIHPSIFVNDHERRETYAQANKIYRSIIKVYQSLGFTLHEIPLMPVSQRAEMILTKLHTYSYDIA, encoded by the coding sequence ATGGATAATCTGAGCAACAAGTTTATCATTACAGGAGCTGCAAGCGCAGGAAAAACAACCTTGCTCCATGAGTTAGGCCGTCGGGGTTTCAACTGTTATGAAGAAGTTTCTCGTAGAATTATCAGACAACAATTAAGTATATCTTCCAATGCCCTCCCATGGGGTGATATGCAAAATTTTTGCACCCTTACTTTTGATACCATGGTTAAAGAGCACATGGTTCAAACAGATTCAGCACTATGTTTCTTCGATCGCGCTCTACCCGATATTATTGCCAACCTGGACTCGTGTAATTTACCCATACCGCCCCCATACACCCAGGCAGTGGCTAATGCCGGGTATAACAAAAACGCCTTTATACTACCCATTCATCCGTCCATTTTTGTGAATGATCATGAACGGAGAGAAACATACGCACAAGCGAATAAGATTTACAGATCAATTATTAAAGTTTATCAGTCCTTAGGTTTTACACTTCATGAGATACCTTTGATGCCCGTAAGCCAAAGGGCTGAAATGATTCTTACCAAACTCCACACGTATAGCTATGACATTGCCTGA